GGTCGGGTTGAATGGGGGTAAAGAAGACATATGAGCTAGGTGGGACATGGGGGGAATTGGGGGACCCTGGGGCAAGGGGTTGACTGCAGGAACAGAGGGAATGGAGGAAACAGTAGGGGGTACAGGAACAGTGGGCAATGTGGGCATTGAAGGCATGGATGGCATGCTGGGGAGGCTAGGCACAGGCGGTGGTCCCGCATTTAGTGATGCCAGGGCTGTGCTTATTGAGGGCGATGAACTATAGCTGTTGGGGAAACTGGGTGCCACATTCGCCAGACTGGCCACTGCCTTGTTACTTTGTGCTTCTTGAGAGGAGCTTGTTGCAGTCACTGTGGCAGAAGTGTTTGCAAAAGCCTGGTTTGCTTGGCCACTCCTCCCGCCTGTGCCAGGCTGCGCAGTGGGGATAGGAGTGGACGAAGACTGGCGAGAAGCATTTCCTGGCGTGGGTACTGCTGCTTCAACAGCACCTGTCCCAGCTTCAAACCTGCGGCGACTCAATTCAATCATATTCTGCATTTCCGTCTTGCTGCTTAGTAGCAGCGAAACTTTGGACCCTTTTATTGACCCGCCTGTGCGCATCATCCCGAGCCGAGCATCCTCATCAGTGGCAAAAACAATAAAGGCCTCGCCATGATCACCCCCAACGATGTGCACACCCCCATCGGGAATTGTAAGGCCAGAGAAGAAGTGCCTGATGTCCATAGTCCCAGCCACAATGGGCAGACCTTGCAGTCGGATGACAACAGCCATACTGACTGCTTAACAACAGGTCTACAACCTGGGGAGAGAGCAACACCATTGTCAGATAAACAGTAGAGTTGAGGAGATTACTAGTTTACAAACAATTCTAGCTAATCATTTTGGAATAGAGGTGGCGTGTCCCTCTAACATTTGGAAACTAGAGGTACATTTTAAGAATAATTTGTgaataaaattataaaatgaCTTTAGGGTGCCTCATAATCCAATCACATCATGCTATGCATGAATGAGTGTGTTACACACAAAGTCAAAAGGAACTGTGAAGTctcttattaaaatgaataacttGAAGGCACAATTACGTTAACATAATGTGAACGTATAAAAAGAGAATTGATTTGGTATAATATAGCATGTGACTTCACAAACTTAATCACTATGCttttagttgtgtgtgtgtgtgtgtgtgtgtgtgtgtgtgtgtgtgtgtgtgtgtgtgtgtgtgtttgcttgacAACTACAAAAATGAGATGAAATACATTCTGATTCCAACCATTTTGTTCATGTCCTCCGGCAAAAGACAAGAGTCAAACAAAACTTTATCACCAAATGTGTTACTGGATTCAACTGTTGAGACTTAAATGCCAACTCATTCGCCATTTGACATGAGGaactgtttttttgtgactGCCATGTCTGAACAAATTCGTGCAACAGCAATTCTAGATCATGCAACTTGGAACTCACCAATGCTACAAAGCTGCCTGTATTGAGCCAATATAAAATTGACTGGTGTGTTCGGCAGGAAACCAAAACCTGGTGAAAAGGCCAAAAGACATTCCTGTTTCAAAACATCATGGATCATCATCACTTTTCAAAGACTGACAGTTCATGAATGTCATGTCAATAATGGTAATTGTAAGAATGGGAATGATTCAACAATGAGATAAACAAGATGAATTCTTCACAACACAAAGACATCCAGAAAACCACAAATCCTacacttcaaaataaacaggTTTTTTTGACGACAATATGCTGTATTAAAACACAGAGCGTCACAGTTAATAATGTCTTAACCCAAACTTCATCACTAGAGTAGTTGGGCACAAATAATTGTTTactaaaatgcaaatatttgcaATATGCTAACACATTAACACAGGTGCCTTTGAATCAGGTGAAAGAATGACTTGCACTTGTCAATCTTACAAAAATCGTGGTAACACTATTTATACTCAAGCTTTGATTCCGTTTTGTGTGACTGCTGAAGGATGGTGGTGTGGACACCTGcccatattttttaaatgtgcacCGTGTATAGGAAAGTGCTGGACAGTCACAAGCCTTCAAGGTCTGAACTTcactttgctttttattttgaaagctcCACAGGCATCAGCAGAAACATTGCCACGCAGCAACCATTTGCCCAGCCAGACGAGAAGCATCTCTGAACCAATTAATTACTTTAGAACCTTCAACTTGTCCTTCCAGTCCTTCACACACTCTAACACAGACCAAGCACTGCAGTGGGTCAGGTCTGTTCTAGAGAGCCAACAAGTGAAAATCACGGGGAAAACACTGCAACCTAGAATGAGAAATTGTAAAACCAACACCAACATTTATAAACAATGCATCCACTTGCTTGATGAACTCTTGACAAAGCCAAAGCACAACCTTCTATTTCACAGTTCCGTGGCAAGAAAAAGATAAATCAATGACCAATTTGTAGGAGTTCAAACCAATCACCCCATGGGAAAATTCGCTCCTTGGCAGCAGCACAAGTGCACATGATAGCAATTAACGCCACAGAAATTTGACCCAAGAAACTGCAAACATTGCAAGAAAGACATCAAACATTGTGGCAACAGCATCAAAAACGTCAAAACAGAGCAAGTCAAGACGCATGTTTACCAGAGCAACACTGGCATAGTATCAACCAAAACAAGTTAAGCATCACATTCATATGAGCAGCAAATAGATATGTCACAAAATCTGAGAAATTCAAGAAAGAGAAATCCATTTCAACATAGAAACAGGTTGTTTAAACTTCAGCCATTCAAGGTATATCAGTTTTGTAACCTTTAGCACTCGCAGTTTTCAGAAATACCATAACATTGCAGGTTGCCGAGCTGAGAAACGCCATTGCCTCAAGATGCACTGGTCAAAAACCAAATCATGAAATCACAATCTTGGACTTTTTCAGCACACTGGTTAGGTTATTGTTATCTGAAGAGAGTAGCCCATGACCATCTTTTGGTGAGAAACCTTCCATCATATCCATCTTCACAAAGGTGCCCACTACTCACTCTGTCACTTACACGTTTGCCTTTTCAATTGAAACCAGTCACAGGAAATAATTTATTACAAGACAATTAGAAAGCATTGAAAAAGAATCATTTGCACAAATTCAATTACTCAAGATTCAACTTCACCATTAAAAATATTCCATTGATGTCAACCAAAAAAACAGCCAGTTTGAGTTAAAGGGAATTGGCTAGTGTCAACCTCAGAATAAAGACATCACTAGGAAGGGAAAATAATTGTACTCCCCAAGTGGACAAGTGGTAAAATCCAACCTCAAATGACACTCAGGTTGCCTGGACTTGAACCATACCACACCATCATGCCGAGAAGAACAAGTAGGAATCAAACAATGATATGACGGAGATGACACGTCAAAAAGGCAGGCTCAGAAGCAACAACATACAGCCCCTTTTTCCAAGACCATTTCTGGAAAAGAGAACACAATTATGCTTCAAAATAAGCATAATCCAACTTTGATTACATATTATTCTCTGCTCCACTTGCATATTGTATTGGCAATGAAAACATGTATCCATTAGAACATGTAATCGCTGAATAATAGTCACACCATTTTTTTTGCTAAATTTCACATCAGTGGTTTCCACAAATCAAGTAAGCCTGAGCTTAACAATGAGCTATTAACTCTTGAAACTCTGCCCAGACTTCACAACCTATGCTTATATATATGACACAGCATAtcgtggagttttttttttgtaagaacCCAAGAAAGACGAACCTGAATCCTCTCCACAAAAACCAACCAGACCCTTATTTTGCACGATGTTGTCGACTCTCAACCCATCAGTCAAAAATAATAGCGGCAAGACGGAAAACAAGCCACACATAACTTTCCGCCTCGCTAAAAAAATAGCATaggttaaaataaacattttattgtgaCGCCAATATTTCGTAACAGACGACTGTAGCAGCTATTTAACTAGACGAACCTTCCCTTCTCAGAATCCATAACACCATTCACTTAGCTTAGCTACCAAAAAGCTACTTAGCATCCCTAGCTGCGGGCTTTGTGTGGAGCGAAGCAACGAGCAGAACGCATTCTTTTTTATCGGCCCCAGATGCTTTCCTCTCTCGGGAGTTCACCACTTGTCTGTAGCCGTTAAAATCTTACCGATGAATCTTTCAATAAACAAATCAAGTTTATTTATGCACGGAGCCTCCTCTTCTCGCTGCAAGCTGCGGCACTGCACGAAATGTCGGCTCTGGTCTCGCGACAAAATCCTGGTATCGCGAGAACGCCCGGGAGGTTGGCGTGTCAAAATCAGACTCAGAATGAGCTTTATGGTCAGTGAGAATCTCACCGACTAGGAAAGTGATTTGGAATAATGTGCAAttatgaacaaaaacacattatataaaacacaacaacaacaaaaataataataataataacaattattattattattgttattattattgttgttattattattattagtagtagtagtagtagtagtagtagtattctTATTATAAATTCAATtgaatacaaatgaataaaataaataaaaacaataattctCAGCAGAATGCGCTGCGGTCTGCTCTtatccctggaggtggcgctgttgtaccacacAGTGATAGAGAAGGTGAGGCTGGACTCGACAATGGCTGTGTACAACTGCACCAGCATCTTCGTCGGCAGTCATAGTTTCCTCAGCTGCCgcaagaacattctctgctgggccttcctgatgagggacctgatggttggcttcCATTTGAGGTCCTTAGTGATGGTGGCTCCcgggaagcagaaggagtccgcAAAAATGGACGTCTCAGCGTCTGTTCcgtaataaaatataaataaatgttcttGTAATGTCTTAGTTAAATGACTGATGTGGTCTTATTCACATTAACCAGTGACATTCCTCTTTAGTTTGTCGGTCTTTTGGTATTTTAACGTTCCTAATAAAGTTATTACAGTGGGCTAGATAAACAAAATTGGagagaatatttaaaataaagccGAGTAAATAATGAATGAGCCACCACCATGTCACTAACCACTGCTCTTCTAACGAGTCAGCCATTTTGAGCAACATGTGGTTACTTAACACGCGATGCTATTTTTCACAATACAAACTCAAATTGCACTCgagttttcttttttcgttCTTTTTTAGCTTGCAGTATTACTTTTTATATGTCACGCAGTTGTCATTACATGTTTAAATGTCTTAATTCAATTAAGCATAAGTAGCTTCTATACTAATCAAATAATATctcatttcaattaaaaaaactattcaggtggttatatttatttgcaaaaagacggattaaaaaaaaagtagagtCAGGATACAGTTGTTTATTGGATGATAGTtggataaaaacaaatgcaatgaaCACATTGAACTCATTCAGACCTGTTGTCGTAACTTCTCGTTCCATCTCTGAAGTGTATACAACAGCAAATTAGATAGAGAAAATCAGTTTGACTAAACAGTTGTGGTCATAGGTTGGCGGTGATGAACGACTGCTGACACAGCCACCATGGTTTGGTCGCTGACGTAGGAAGAACAGAGCATCTTTGTGCTCTCTGTGCCAGTGACGGTGAAGCGCTGGCAGTTAGTTGAAGGCAAGTCATGAtgtcaaaataatttcaatgttgacttaaaaacatgaaatggtGTAGCATTTTCACAAAGATGTACATCCTCTATACTGCTGATGTTTCTGGCAGGATTAACTGCTGGATGCAGATGATGGGTCATAGATGACGCACACGGAATAAGAGCACAGTTGAATCTCTTCTGCCACACCAGCATGTGCTCCCCcaattattcaaataaaaaattctAATATTAAGTAAATACTGAGCCTCCCAATGAGCCTTCAATCAAAGGTACAAACACTCATGGGCATGGAGACACGATGAGTCAACATAATAGACATGATACTAACATTCTTCCATGAAGTAGTGAGGACCTGTGCAGCTGTAAGGGTTACCAGCGTCCTTTGTTAGGATCAccaagctgaagaagaagaaacaacatgattgacttttttttttcaaatgtggtTTTCTCATGGTTGACCGATAAAGCAGAATTGTCCAACATCTGGGAGCAGACACCGGAATAGCTTGGACTGAGAGCGACACCTACAAACAGACTTCAAGTCTGACAGGAAGTTTGTGCGTGTTTGTTTATGGAGGACAAAGACAGCTCATTCCATGGGGAAAGTAGGGATCCGTCATCATGAGTGGGAGGAGTCTTAATGCTGAGTCCACTTGATGGTCTTCAGATCGATTCCCTCCTGCACCAGCTCCCATAGAGGGCTGTGCACAGAAAAAATACATACTTAGCACATGTTTCATAGAGCAGATTTTTAAGCTGCAGGAACAGAAGTATCCTCCCTCTCTGCAAACACTTCAAGGCACCCATAACACACTATGCCACTTGGGGCATCCGGCGACACACTCACCTCATTTCTCTGAGTCTGCGAACCTGATGGATACATTTCTCTGCCGTGTAGTCgacttcttcttctgtggtgaACCTGCCGATGCCAAACCTAACACACAGTTGGGTCGGAAACAAAATCAGCATCAGAGTTTGTCGTCACATCAGGGTGATTCGAATCCTCACCTGATGGAAGAGTGAGCCAAGTCTTCATCGGCCCCGATCGCTCGGAGGACGTACGAGGGCTCCAGGGACGCAGACGTACATGCGCTGTACACACAGCGCAACTTATTTAAGGATGCTATGATGCCTTTGATAGCAACaatttttcatcattattatgCATAATGTTCTGCAATTATTCCTCTAATTAATAATTCAAGAATCTGACTTCCCTGAAATGTCACCAAAAAAAGCAGCTCACCTTCCAGAAGAGAGAGCTACATCCTTCAGTGCCATCAGCAGACTCTCACCCTCCACATAAGCAAATGACAGGTTGATGCAGCCTGAATCAGCACACCAGCGCAGTGTGTCACATGAGTGTCGACATTCACAACAACCAGAAAATATGTACACAGAGTTCACCAGGGTAACGCTGCTCTGGATGTCCGTTCATGATGACATCAGGGATTTCACTCGTGATCCTCTGCACCAGGCGATTTGCTAGCGAGGATATTCTTTCATGGTCGTACTAGATAAAGACACGTAAAGTAAAGCCAAGCGCACATAGCATTTAAGATATACTTGGTAAGATACAGACATATGAACAAAATTGAAAACACAAGTGACACACATTATACATAAACACCAAATACAGACACAAAGATGACACCTCCATCTCTTTTTGGGCGATTCTGCAGGCGGCTCCGAGACCCACAGCCAGAGGTGTGGGAACCGTTCCGGAGCGTAGTCCGCGCTCTTGTCCGCCTCCATTTTGCAGCGGCTCCAAACGCACCCTGGGCCGCCGACGCACATACAGAGCCCCAACTCCTGACGCGAGAAACATGCTTTAGTATTCAGCATTCCACTTGAAAGCTCTTTTGTTGCATTGCTCCATTGTTGAGAGGTTTTGTGTATCATTTTAGTGTCCAAAAATGTACGAAAACAATCCTGAAGAACTGACTAAAATAAACGTATCAGCGATGCCAAAAATGTCAGCTCAGGTTTTGTTACAAAGCAAACAGTTGGAGCTGATATGAATGTGCCTGTGGTCTGCTAGAATCCACACCTAAGTCCACCTATTGTCTCTCAACTCCAGCGACAGAACCTTCGTGATTGAAAAACAAAGGGCGAGAATATTCACTAACTgggtcattttattttagaagGCTTAAGTCCTACCTAGTGAAGCAGTTTTCACATTcagagtgtatatatatatataaacattcttctctcctccattaATAACCTAGCAGACAATATGAAAGCAAAATCAACCATTCAGCACCAAAAAATGGATCTTAAAATTCCATTACTCTCACCCTTCGGCCCATAAATCTTGTGCCCACTGATGGACATGAGGTCGATCTTCCAATCGGACACGTTGATGGGAATCTTTCCGACGGCTTGAGCCGCATCAGTGTGGAAGAATGTTCCTTTTGAACGACAAATGTGACCTGAGGACAAGAGAAGAACAGAGATTTAGTCTAGAAAAGTAGTACCACAAAAAACACCTGTTGTCTGTGACGGTGTCACTGATGGTGACACTCTTGTCTTAAAAGTAGCAGGGCGAATCTGTGCAATGATGATCATGAGGGCAAGAAGAAACTGCCAGCAGGAGTATTTTCGGCAGGCTACAAAACAATTTAAAGAAATTTGAGCACACAAATGAACACAACTAGAAGACATCCagacaaacttgaaaatgtgtcTAATTCCTCTTTTGTAAAAGAAAAGGGAGTCGATTGTTGATCTTCATTTTCAGCGAAAGAGCAAATGTGCAGACAACTTGGATTGCATTTCGTGGCCCACAAAGGTTTCCACCCTGAGACTCAAGCCCATGATTCCCAACTTAACAGCTGCCCTGTGAGGAGAACACTGGCGTTTGAAGACTCAGGCCGTAGGTCAAGTTAGGTGTCAAGTTCTTGCCGGCCACAGAGAATGACTTGGCCTCTGGTCTGGAGTCTGACTGACACAGTAAAGAATAAAATGTGTTGTCATAGTTACCGATCTCTTTGACAGGTTGCTTGACTCCAATCTCATTGTTGACAGTCATCACTGACACAAGAGATGTTTCGGGAGTGATTGAGGCTTCCAGCATCTGCAATGTGCAACACAAGCTTTCTGTAATGGGAAGGCAGTTTTATAATTGATAGATACTGAGAATTAATCCAATTGTCAAAGTTGCTGAAGGTTTCAGATGAATAGCTAGCGAGACGATATTTCTGTCCCATAACAATGGTGAAATGGAAGCACAACCAGAAAGGTTCCAAATTTTGTGGATGCACAAGGTATTTTGCGGAACATTGAATTGCAGTACAATAAGGTGAGAAAAAACCCTAAGTAGTAGAAATGCTTCTATTGAATACTTTTAATGTAATGGCTGATAGGCTGTTTTAAATTGGTTCATGTAGTTTGTTTATTCACCTCCAGATCTATCAATCCATTCTTCATCACCGGCAGGTATGTAACTTTAAATCCTTCAGCCTCCAAAATTCGACATGAGTCCAGAACACATTTGTGTTCAGTCTGGGTCGTGATCACGTGACGCTTCTTAGCCTGGTAGAACCGGCCCACACCCTGCAGGAGGACAGAGGACGGAGGTCATTGATCAGGTCTTGAAGATATATGATTGTtgtgagaatagaatatgacaaaatcatttattcagattatttctaagatttcttcaatagcatctaggaaatgtgtccagacaggTCCTTAGTCAATGTCAAGTGTTAAGacacatgagatacagcagacagacggcccAATTTAatccctaaataaagctggcagagcagtcggTCAGACACAAGCGGCTTCTACcaaagacctgaaacattgaatttctcatctctacacttagttaactattatatttaaacaaatactgatgttggagacaaactccacaaataagtttcattataaaactgtttcaagagagactgtagtgtgtccaacacatggaatagaatgaaaatggatatATCGTGATagtatttttcatgataattaTCGTCATcgctgaaattacaacatttattgtgataactttttttgtccatatcgcccattcCTAATGGAGAGAGACATCTCAGTGATCCTACTCCTGTTCTTCTCCATTCTTTATAGCCTGCATTCTTTTAAAgatgatgaaaaagatgaatgaGCTCTCAATGTGTAGTTTGTCGCAGGACATATTACTGGAATCCATGTCCTTACATGGCAGTATCCTCTGAAGTTATTTCTGTTTAGTTTACATTTTTCTGCTGGACATCATTCATGAGGAAACGGGATGAAAAGCAGGAAAGAGGCAAGAATGAGCTGGTCCCTCACAACTTAATCAATCATGGGTACGGCTAGCTCCGCCTCCAGAAAAGAGAGGAAAGGCGAGTCCTTACATGGGATCATATCGACACATTCTTTTTTGGAAGGTAAGCAACTGTTGTTGGCAACTAAGCACCAAGTGTTAAGAGGTCTGAGTGCTTGTTTGAGCGTCAGAAAAGGGATGAAAAGGTGACCCGATTTTAGATGAAGAGACCCATGTTTACCTTAACGGCCATGTTGTTGGACTCTGTGGCTCCACTGGTGAAGATGATCTCTCTGGGATCAGCTCCGATCAGGTCTGCCACCTCCTGCTCAGAAGGTTACAATCAAATTCTGCAGACCTACTTATGGCGCTTGACTTTTGGTGCCAACCTGAAATATTCTGTGACACACAGTAGCTGTGTTGTGGCAACGTTCgctgagacagaaaaaaaaggtctttacCTTCCTCGCTGTCTCCATGgcgctctcactctcccagCCATAAGCGTGTGTTCTGGAATGAGGGTTCCCGTAATAATTCACCTGGTAGGGTAACATGGCGTCCAGAACCCTTGGATCCTGCGCAGAGTAGCCGAGCAAAATGTTTATACGCCAAACCATTACATTaacaaaacacatcacattCCTAAAAGTAAAGATAATCTGAGTGATAAGGTCTCTACAGAtggacatggatggatggatagatgataagATAAAGAAGACTCACCATCGGCGTGGTAGCCTGGAAGTCCatgtaaagggggcggagctcaTCTACCTCTAGCAGATGTTTCTTTAACAGCTCTGTGACACAGAAACAATGCAGGCTCTTGCTCAGCACTGACCACgtgttaaaatgaaaacacaatattatgaaaaagaTTTTGTGACCCCAAGAATTGAATTAGAGATTTTTGATTAAGTTTCTGTTTGTGATGTCGCCATCTTTTTCTTTAATCAACTTAGATTTAAGTGAGTTTGATCATTCACATTCATCATCTGAACGGGTGGCCAGTAAAAACCTTAGCAAGGGTCACAAGTCTTACTGGGGACAGAGACAGACCTCTATACCATCTCAATCACATTTTAGTTGATGTATAGAAAATTATTGTGCATGTCACATGCTCGAGTCTTTATTCATGTTTACCATCACACATTTTAATTGCATTCAATACTATtgattttattggtttaaaagTTGTGTCTGAAGTTTTGGGATCCTCCTCATTGAGCTAAATTTAACTCCGAATGAATTAATCCGATTACGAATAGGATGAGGCTGAGAAAGGGAAACCATTGTGAATTTAGTGTCCAATGACTAAGGGATTTCTGCCAGTGTGTGTAATAACTGCTAGTATTTCATCTATGATTGTTAGCTATACGTTGGCCAAATGAAACACGTTGTATTATTCTCACAAGTACATTGTTCCGTAGTGGAAAATATTCGTGAAAATAGCCAAAATTCCGACTGATGCCGATGAATGAAGAGAAACGCTTTGATTAAACATGGCAATATTGTCATGTCCGGGACCAAACTGGAGATAACCTTGGATCTGTTTGCTGTGGCGTATCAAAGTTTCGGTGGTCAGCACTGAACTGCGTCATGATTTTGGTTAGCTTCCAGCGCAGACTCTAACAGCCAGTCTCGCCGACCGTGTCCTCACGCGTTACCTTTCTGTTGTGAGCTGGCCGCTCTTCGCTCGGAGCCAAGCCGAGGCGAGTGCCATGAGACCGGCCTGAGGAGCCGGGAGGCGACGGTCCTGCCGGAGCAGAGCATCGGGGCGGAGGGTGAGCGTCACCTGTAGACAACCTGACCTCCGCAGACCTCCACGcgcagatgaagaaaaaaaaacagtcacgaAAAGTCTTCAAAAC
Above is a window of Synchiropus splendidus isolate RoL2022-P1 chromosome 6, RoL_Sspl_1.0, whole genome shotgun sequence DNA encoding:
- the nfs1 gene encoding cysteine desulfurase, mitochondrial; amino-acid sequence: MLCSGRTVASRLLRPVSWHSPRLGSERRAASSQQKELLKKHLLEVDELRPLYMDFQATTPMDPRVLDAMLPYQVNYYGNPHSRTHAYGWESESAMETARKEVADLIGADPREIIFTSGATESNNMAVKGVGRFYQAKKRHVITTQTEHKCVLDSCRILEAEGFKVTYLPVMKNGLIDLEMLEASITPETSLVSVMTVNNEIGVKQPVKEIGHICRSKGTFFHTDAAQAVGKIPINVSDWKIDLMSISGHKIYGPKGVGALYVRRRPRVRLEPLQNGGGQERGLRSGTVPTPLAVGLGAACRIAQKEMEYDHERISSLANRLVQRITSEIPDVIMNGHPEQRYPGCINLSFAYVEGESLLMALKDVALSSGSACTSASLEPSYVLRAIGADEDLAHSSIRFGIGRFTTEEEVDYTAEKCIHQVRRLREMSPLWELVQEGIDLKTIKWTQH